In one Nicotiana tomentosiformis chromosome 6, ASM39032v3, whole genome shotgun sequence genomic region, the following are encoded:
- the LOC138893611 gene encoding uncharacterized protein yields MCLSVFKKLEGELGVIKSIPVSLQLADQTTILPEGIIEDILVRVDKFVFLIDFIVVDMELMLRVGTEKVVFQMKRMMKYPSDVVFSHSCFKLDIIGELPEKYRSDKLKEDEALETEEQVVDEDEIKEEASKPNVELKVLPTHLKYVFLETNNIPVIISTDLTGTHEQKQVELLSKHKKAIDWSIDDIHGISPAICMHKIHLEENSKAVVQPQRKLKTTLEEVVHKEIIKLLDAGVMFPIYESQWTSPVQVVPKNGDMTVIKNEDNELIPTRTVTGWRMCIDYIRLNGATRKDHFPILFIDQMLKKVAGHRCYCFLDGYSGYNHIPIAPEDVEKTTFTCPSGIFAYRRMSFGLYNAPATFQRCMMSIFSDLNGKCLEVFMDDFTLFGDDFEDCLMNLKLMLERCEATHLVLNWEKCHFMVNEGIVLGHKITAHGIEVDKAKEKLVSASIMVTPDWSQPFEIMCDASDVAVGAVMGQRRDKMFRPIYYASRTLNDAQVNYATIENEFFAVVFVFDKFRSYMVGSKVIVHTDHSALKYMLSKKESKSRLMRWVFLLQEFDLEIKDRKDIENQVADHLSRLEKPQVETVEIKVEFPDEQIFSIEEVSERLPWYADIANFLASGWLPHGVIRRCVPEEEMASILSHCHDGATGGHYGGNRTAGKVMEIGLLHYYSNYGVTHKTGTPYHAQTSGQVKVANRELKQILEKTVSASRKDWSIKLDEALWAYRSAFKVTIGILPFKLVYGKSCHLLVEIEHKAYWAIKMLNLDFSLAGDHRLEQMHELEEFKLDAYESKRIFKEKTKKWHDCLIRPKEFHEGTKSYYTIVDSNYFSENSSLDRQDRRTPSKKRRATGASSSGQAGSSRP; encoded by the exons ATGTGTCTGTCTGTATTCAAGAAACTGGAAGGTGAACTTGGAGTGATCAAGTCAATACCAGTGTCCCTACAACTAGCCGACCAGACCACCATTTTACCTGAGGGAATCATTGAAGATATTCTAGTGCGGGTGGACAAGTTTGTGTTCCTCATCGATTTTATTGTGGTGGATATGGAG CTTATGCTTAGAGTGGGAACTGAGAAAGTAGTGTTCCAGATGAAGAGAATGATGAAATACCCTAGTGATGTAGTATTTTCCCACTCGTGTTTCAAGCTAGATATCATTGGGGAGCTTCCTGAGAAGTACAGGTCTGATAAGCTT AAAGAGGATGAAGCTCTTGAAACAGAGGAGCAAGTGGTTGATGAGGATGAAATAAAAGAGGAGGCTTCTAAGCCCAATGTGGAATTGAAAGTCCTCCCCACTCACTTGAAATATGTTTTTCTTGAAACTAACAACATTCCTGTAATTATTTCTACTGATTTGACAGGTACACATGAGCAAAAACAGGTGGAGCTGTTGTCAAAGCACAAGAAGGCCATTGATTGGAGCATAGATGATATTCATGGAATCAGTCCAGCCatatgcatgcacaaaatccATCTGGAAGAAAATAGCAAGGCAGTGGTGCAACCTCAACGCAAGCTTAAAACAACTTTGGAGGAGGTAGTGCACAAGGAGATCATCAAATTGCTAGATGCAGGAGTAATGTTTCCCATCTATGAAAGCCAGTGGACCAGTCCAGTACAGGTTGTGCCCAAAAATGGGGACATGACAGTGATAAAAAATGAAgataatgaattgatccccacgaGAACAGTCACAGGgtggagaatgtgcattgattatataaGGTTGAATGGGGCAAcaaggaaagaccactttccaatcctttttattgatcaaatgctcaAGAAGGTGGCTGGACATAGATGTTACTGTTTCCTAGATGGGTATTCAGGCTACAATCATATACCAATTGCCCCAGAAGATGTTGAGAAGACCACCTTCACTTGCCCGTCAGGTATTTTTGCTTACAGGAGGATGTCGTTTGGGCTATATAATGCACCTGCCACTTTTCAGAGGTGCATGATGTCTATATTCTCTGACTTAAACGGGAAGTGTCttgaggtgttcatggatgattttaccCTTTTTGGTGATGACTTTGAGGATTGTTTGATGAATTTAAAGCTCATGCTTGAACGTTGTGAAGCTACTCACTTGGTTCTTaactgggagaagtgtcacttcatggtaAATGAGGGAATTGTCCTGGGCCACAAGATAACTGCACATGGAATTGAGGTTGACAAAGCTAAG GAAAAGCTTGTGAGTGCTTCTATTATGGTGACACCTGATTGGAGCCAGCCCTTTGAGATAATGTGTGATGCGAGTGATGTAGCTGTGGGAGCGGTTATGGGGCAACGAAGAGATAAAATGTTTAGACCCATCTACTATGCAAGCAGGACATTGAATGATGCTCAAGTAAATTATGCCACTATTGAGAATGAGTTTTTTGCCGTGGTCTTTGTTTTTGATAAGTTTAGATCATACATGGTGGGAAGCAAGGTAATTGTACACACTGATCACTCAGCATTGAAATACATGTTGAGTAAGAAAGAATCCAAGTCGCGTCTGATGCGGTGGGTGTTTCTTCTCCAAGAGTTTGATTTGGAAATAAAAGACAGGAAGGACATAGAAAATCAAGTCGCAGATCATCTATCTCGGCTTGAGAAGCCTCAAGTTGAAACAGTCGAAATAAAGGTAGAGTTCCCTGATGAGCAGATTTTTTCCATAGAAGAGGTTTCTGAAAGGCTACCATGGTATGCAGATATAGCCAACTTTTTGGCTAGTGGATGGTTACCCC ATGGGGTGATTAGACGATGTGTGCCTGAAGAAGAAATGGCAAGCATTCTATCTCATTGCCATGATGGAGCAACTGGAGGTCACTATGGTGGAAATCGCACTGCAGGAAAGGTCATGGAAATCGG TTTGCTGCACTACTACTCTAATTATGGGGTCACACACAAAACAGGAACCCCATACCATGCCCAAACTAGTGGGCAAGTTAAAGTTGCTAATCGGGAACTAAAACAAATTCTTGAAAAGACGGTCAGTGCTTCTCGAAAAGACTGGTCTATCAAATTGGATGAAGCACTATGGGCGTATAGATCTGCGTTCAAAGTGACCATAGGGATTTTACCATTCAAATTAGTGTATGGAAAGTCGTGTCACTTACTTGTTGAGATTGAACATAAGGCTTATTGGGCAATTAAGATGCTTAATCTTGATTTTAGTCTTGCAGGTGATCACAGGTTGGAGCAGATGCATGAATTGGAAGAGTTCAAACTGGACGCGTATGAAAGTAAGCGAATCTTCAAGGAAAAGACTAAAAAGTGGCATGATTGTCTGATTAGGCCAAAGGAGTTTCATGAAGGGACAAAGTCTTACTATACAATAGTAGACTCAAATTATTTCTCGGAAAATTCAAGTCTAGATAGACAGGACC GTAGGacaccatccaagaaacgaagagCAACAGGTGCCTCCTCTAGTGGTCAAGCTGGCTCATCCCGGCCGTGA